A genomic window from Sandaracinaceae bacterium includes:
- a CDS encoding NADPH:quinone oxidoreductase family protein, with product MSYGEVGERVVIEAFGERPMDAIERHLAVVPQPPPDPASLRPDDVVIAVKSSAVGWVDLLMTSGQYQHMPKPPYTPGMEYAGEVAWVGPDAEGVAVGDRVIADAFLVGPRSLGEHQRWGGFASWAVAPANAVIPLPGRLDFDQGASLLGAYETAWHCLVHRGRLRAGEVVLVHGASGTTGLAAVHVAKKLGATVIATGRSEEKLAVVSAQGADHVLGTASPGEDGVRRFRDDVKALTGGEGVDVVYDPVGGAISLESLRCVRFGARFLIVGWASTPFVARGKGQRGAPNANVLPTNLIMMKSLDVLGCPAVISAHRDPAMRARRLAEVLAWAEEGAITPLVAERRPLAEAAQAMRDKWKSRTVGAIVLRPGAS from the coding sequence ATGAGCTACGGCGAGGTGGGGGAGCGAGTCGTGATCGAGGCGTTCGGCGAGCGCCCGATGGACGCCATCGAGAGGCATCTGGCGGTGGTCCCGCAGCCGCCCCCGGACCCGGCGAGCCTCCGACCGGACGACGTGGTGATCGCGGTCAAGAGCAGCGCGGTGGGCTGGGTCGATCTCCTGATGACGAGCGGCCAGTACCAGCACATGCCGAAGCCGCCCTACACGCCCGGCATGGAGTACGCGGGGGAGGTCGCCTGGGTCGGCCCCGACGCGGAGGGCGTGGCGGTGGGAGACCGCGTGATCGCCGACGCCTTCCTGGTCGGGCCGCGCTCCCTCGGCGAGCACCAGCGCTGGGGCGGCTTCGCCTCCTGGGCCGTGGCGCCCGCCAACGCGGTGATCCCGCTGCCCGGCCGGCTCGACTTCGACCAGGGCGCGAGCCTGCTCGGCGCGTACGAGACGGCGTGGCACTGCCTGGTTCATCGGGGGCGCCTGCGGGCGGGCGAGGTCGTGCTCGTGCACGGAGCGTCGGGGACCACCGGGCTCGCGGCGGTGCACGTGGCGAAGAAGCTCGGCGCGACGGTGATCGCCACCGGGCGCTCGGAGGAGAAGCTCGCGGTGGTGTCGGCCCAGGGCGCCGACCACGTGCTCGGCACGGCGAGCCCGGGTGAAGACGGCGTGCGTCGATTCAGGGATGACGTCAAGGCGCTCACCGGAGGGGAGGGCGTGGACGTCGTCTACGACCCGGTCGGCGGAGCCATCTCGCTGGAGTCGCTGCGCTGCGTGCGCTTCGGCGCGCGGTTCCTGATCGTGGGCTGGGCGTCGACGCCGTTCGTGGCCAGAGGGAAGGGCCAGCGAGGGGCGCCGAACGCGAACGTGCTGCCGACGAACCTGATCATGATGAAGTCGCTCGACGTGCTCGGCTGCCCCGCCGTGATCTCCGCCCACCGCGATCCGGCGATGCGCGCGCGGCGCCTCGCGGAGGTGCTCGCGTGGGCCGAGGAGGGCGCGATCACCCCGCTGGTGGCGGAGCGGCGTCCGCTCGCGGAGGCGGCGCAGGCGATGCGGGACAAGTGGAAGAGCCGCACCGTCGGCGCGATCGTGCTCCGGCCGGGCGCGTCGTGA
- a CDS encoding thiamine pyrophosphate-dependent dehydrogenase E1 component subunit alpha, whose product MSDMSADISPSSPPKMVTEGLPREQLLHIHELMLEGRVLEERLIRMQRQGDGYFWIGGPGEEAFNTCLGLQVKKGHGLEHDYLHLHYRSSGTLLAMGAPSIDALRQMHNVKTDPYSQGRNFVGHFSKREWNVVPITSPIEVQYSVAIGTAMAQRRHGGDGITIVQGGDAGTAEGDFATCLVWSARPGEELPILIIVANNEWGISTPASTQHGEKHISDRGKAFGMRTAVCNGNDPEEAWYAIQDAMEYVRRERKPFVLEAQLSRLYGHSSSSGSNYVDGETDCLVEIEKKLVQNGWRTEEELRQMRERIEADMQAWYKQVKGEPKPSPEDAFDYVFADKNIVGGEV is encoded by the coding sequence ATGAGCGACATGAGCGCGGACATCTCCCCCTCTTCGCCGCCCAAGATGGTGACCGAGGGCCTCCCGAGGGAGCAGCTGCTCCACATCCACGAGCTGATGCTCGAAGGCCGGGTGCTCGAGGAGCGCCTGATCCGCATGCAGCGTCAGGGCGACGGCTACTTCTGGATCGGCGGCCCCGGTGAGGAGGCCTTCAACACCTGCCTCGGCTTGCAGGTGAAGAAGGGCCACGGGCTCGAGCACGATTACCTGCACCTCCACTATCGCTCGAGCGGCACGCTGCTCGCGATGGGGGCGCCGTCGATCGACGCGCTCCGCCAGATGCACAACGTCAAGACCGACCCGTACTCGCAGGGGCGCAACTTCGTCGGTCACTTCAGCAAGCGCGAGTGGAACGTCGTGCCGATCACCTCGCCGATCGAGGTGCAGTACTCGGTCGCGATCGGGACGGCGATGGCCCAGCGGCGCCACGGCGGCGACGGCATCACCATCGTGCAGGGCGGCGACGCGGGCACGGCCGAGGGCGACTTCGCGACCTGCCTCGTCTGGTCTGCGCGGCCCGGCGAAGAGCTGCCCATCCTGATCATCGTCGCGAACAACGAGTGGGGCATCTCCACCCCGGCGAGCACGCAGCACGGCGAGAAGCACATCTCCGACCGCGGCAAGGCGTTCGGCATGCGCACCGCGGTGTGCAACGGCAACGACCCCGAGGAGGCCTGGTACGCGATCCAGGACGCGATGGAGTACGTGCGCCGCGAGCGGAAGCCCTTCGTGCTCGAGGCGCAGCTCTCGCGCCTCTACGGTCACAGCTCGTCGTCGGGCTCGAACTACGTCGACGGCGAGACGGACTGCCTCGTCGAGATCGAGAAGAAGCTCGTGCAGAACGGGTGGCGCACCGAAGAGGAGCTCCGCCAGATGCGCGAGCGGATCGAGGCCGACATGCAGGCCTGGTACAAGCAGGTCAAGGGCGAGCCGAAGCCGAGCCCCGAGGACGCCTTCGACTACGTGTTCGCCGACAAGAACATCGTCGGCGGGGAGGTCTGA